One Halorientalis litorea DNA segment encodes these proteins:
- a CDS encoding universal stress protein, whose translation MYDRILLPTDGSTGMDDVVDHAAELAAAHGASVHVLYVVDAASFSSLPMETSWEGISELLHDEGRSALDAAERLVGDRAPVERATVEGSPSSEIVAYARENDCDLVVMGTHGRGGINRLLLGSVAERVVRTADVPVLTVRVESPEGAEEVVAKERAEATDERTAEERTPDRGNREPTPDPGVR comes from the coding sequence ATGTACGACCGAATTCTCCTGCCGACCGACGGCTCGACGGGAATGGACGACGTGGTGGACCACGCGGCGGAGCTCGCGGCCGCACACGGGGCGAGCGTCCACGTGCTGTACGTCGTCGACGCCGCGAGTTTCTCCAGTCTCCCGATGGAGACATCGTGGGAGGGCATCTCGGAGTTACTGCACGACGAGGGGCGGAGCGCGCTCGATGCGGCGGAGCGACTCGTCGGTGACCGCGCCCCCGTGGAGCGCGCGACTGTCGAAGGGTCGCCGAGCAGTGAAATCGTCGCGTACGCGCGTGAGAACGACTGTGACCTCGTCGTGATGGGGACACACGGACGGGGCGGTATCAACCGCCTCCTGTTGGGGAGCGTCGCCGAGCGCGTCGTCCGCACCGCCGACGTGCCCGTCCTCACGGTCCGCGTCGAGAGTCCCGAGGGTGCCGAGGAAGTGGTGGCCAAAGAGCGCGCCGAGGCGACCGACGAACGGACGGCCGAAGAGCGAACGCCCGACCGCGGCAACCGGGAGCCGACGCCCGACCCCGGGGTTCGGTGA
- a CDS encoding biotin--[acetyl-CoA-carboxylase] ligase, which yields MNETRRRVLDALSDGPMSGPELAERLDVSRAAVWKHVEELRDEAFEIASTDDGYELVGVPEFGGAAVEFGLDAPFDVEYHDAVGSTNDRARELAEAGREDVAVLADEQTGGRGRLDREWAAPSGGIWLSVLTRPDVPPTHAPLFTLAAAVAVTRAAREAGVPAEIKWPNDVLVPADDADAPVGGRKLVGILTEMEGEADRVSWVVVGIGINANVDVSDLVSGATSLRAEGGDVDRRLFTQRVLEEFHALTNDLDSVLPAWREYASTLGQRVRVETPSGAVVGEAVDVTFPGALVVETDDGQVTVTAGDCDHLRPV from the coding sequence ATGAACGAGACACGCCGACGGGTACTGGACGCGCTCTCGGACGGGCCGATGTCGGGTCCCGAACTGGCGGAGCGACTCGACGTGTCGCGGGCGGCCGTCTGGAAACACGTCGAGGAACTCCGCGACGAGGCGTTCGAGATAGCGAGTACCGACGACGGGTACGAACTCGTCGGCGTCCCCGAGTTCGGCGGGGCGGCGGTCGAGTTCGGCCTCGACGCGCCCTTCGACGTGGAGTATCACGACGCCGTCGGGAGTACCAACGACCGCGCCCGCGAACTCGCGGAGGCGGGCCGGGAGGACGTCGCCGTCCTCGCGGACGAACAGACCGGCGGCCGCGGCCGACTCGACCGGGAGTGGGCGGCACCCAGCGGCGGGATTTGGCTGTCGGTCCTCACCCGGCCCGACGTCCCGCCGACACACGCCCCGCTGTTTACGCTCGCGGCCGCTGTCGCGGTGACGCGGGCGGCCCGTGAGGCGGGCGTCCCGGCCGAAATCAAGTGGCCAAACGACGTGCTCGTCCCCGCCGACGACGCGGACGCGCCGGTCGGCGGGCGGAAACTCGTCGGGATTCTCACGGAGATGGAGGGCGAAGCGGACCGCGTCTCGTGGGTTGTCGTCGGCATCGGCATCAACGCGAACGTGGACGTGTCCGACCTCGTGTCGGGCGCGACCAGTCTCCGTGCCGAGGGGGGCGACGTGGACCGGCGGCTGTTCACGCAACGCGTCCTCGAAGAGTTCCACGCACTCACCAACGACCTCGACTCGGTACTCCCCGCGTGGCGCGAGTACGCGTCGACGCTCGGCCAGCGCGTGCGCGTCGAGACGCCGAGCGGTGCGGTGGTGGGCGAGGCAGTCGACGTGACGTTCCCCGGCGCGCTGGTGGTCGAGACCGACGATGGGCAGGTCACGGTCACGGCCGGTGACTGCGACCACCTTCGCCCGGTCTGA
- a CDS encoding MaoC/PaaZ C-terminal domain-containing protein → MRYFEDIEVGTRREFGEWTLTADEIVAFAEQWDPQRFHTDPDAAAESVHGGLIASGLHTVAVAMRLWVDSYLDDTANMGARYLSELGWHEPVRPGDTLRIEGEPLATETPDHTDTHGYVDYELTAHVGSETVMTMVSDLVVGRREADR, encoded by the coding sequence ATGCGTTATTTCGAGGATATCGAGGTCGGGACGCGCCGCGAGTTCGGTGAGTGGACGCTGACCGCGGACGAAATCGTCGCGTTCGCAGAACAGTGGGACCCCCAACGGTTCCACACCGACCCGGACGCGGCGGCGGAGTCCGTCCACGGCGGCCTCATCGCCAGCGGCCTCCACACCGTCGCCGTGGCGATGCGCCTGTGGGTCGATTCCTACCTCGACGACACCGCCAACATGGGTGCCCGGTACCTCTCGGAACTGGGGTGGCACGAACCGGTCCGGCCCGGCGACACCCTCCGCATCGAGGGCGAACCGCTGGCGACGGAGACACCTGACCACACGGACACGCACGGGTACGTGGACTACGAACTCACCGCCCACGTCGGCTCGGAGACAGTCATGACGATGGTGAGTGACCTCGTGGTGGGGCGACGCGAGGCGGACCGCTGA